Proteins co-encoded in one Marinobacter qingdaonensis genomic window:
- the atpG gene encoding F0F1 ATP synthase subunit gamma produces the protein MAVGKEIRNQISSIKSTQKITSAMEMVAASKMRKAQERMQATRPYAEKMRQMIGHIAKANAQYKHPFMVEREVKRVGYIVVSTDRGLCGGLNINLFKTLVREMKAWKEKGVETDLCAIGQKGASFFRSYGGNVVAALTHLGDNPSSEKLIGNVKVMLDAFSEGKIDRLYVVSNEFVNTMTQSPKVEQLLPLPEGEDEEEIKNQWDYLYEPDARQILDGLLPRFIESQVYQGVVENLACEQAARMIAMKSATDNAGGIIDELQLAYNKARQAAITQEISEIVSGAASV, from the coding sequence ATGGCCGTCGGCAAAGAAATACGTAACCAGATTTCCAGCATCAAGAGCACGCAGAAGATCACCAGCGCCATGGAAATGGTTGCGGCGAGCAAGATGCGTAAGGCTCAGGAGCGCATGCAGGCGACTCGCCCGTATGCCGAGAAGATGCGTCAGATGATCGGGCACATTGCCAAGGCGAATGCTCAGTACAAGCACCCGTTCATGGTCGAGCGCGAGGTTAAGCGCGTGGGCTATATCGTGGTGTCGACTGATCGTGGTCTCTGCGGTGGTCTGAACATCAACCTGTTCAAAACGCTTGTCCGTGAAATGAAAGCGTGGAAAGAAAAAGGTGTGGAAACCGATCTGTGCGCCATCGGACAGAAAGGGGCGTCCTTTTTCCGGAGCTACGGCGGCAACGTCGTTGCGGCGTTGACCCATCTGGGGGACAACCCGAGCTCTGAAAAACTCATCGGCAACGTCAAGGTTATGCTGGACGCGTTCTCGGAAGGCAAGATCGACCGCTTGTATGTGGTCAGCAACGAGTTCGTGAACACCATGACCCAGAGCCCGAAGGTGGAGCAGCTTCTGCCCCTGCCGGAAGGCGAAGACGAAGAAGAGATCAAGAACCAGTGGGATTATCTCTACGAGCCCGATGCCAGGCAGATCCTCGATGGCCTTCTGCCACGTTTTATTGAATCCCAGGTATACCAGGGTGTGGTAGAGAATCTGGCATGTGAACAGGCAGCCCGGATGATCGCCATGAAGAGCGCAACTGATAACGCCGGTGGCATCATCGACGAACTTCAGCTGGCTTACAACAAGGCGCGTCAGGCAGCCATCACCCAAGAGATTTCGGAGATTGTGAGCGGCGCGGCTTCGGTCTAA
- the atpD gene encoding F0F1 ATP synthase subunit beta, producing MSSGQIVQIIGAVIDVEFPRDSVPNVYDALLLEGGETTLEVQQQLGDGIVRTIAMGSTEGLKRGLKAENTGKAISVPVGTQTLGRIMDVLGRPIDEAGEIGEEERWAIHRKAPGYADQAASADLLETGIKVIDLICPFAKGGKVGLFGGAGVGKTVNMMELINNIAKEHSGLSVFAGVGERTREGNDFYYEMKESNVLDKVAMVYGQMNEPPGNRLRVALTGLTMAEKFRDEGRDVLLFVDNIYRYTLAGTEVSALLGRMPSAVGYQPTLAEEMGQLQERITSTKTGSITSIQAVYVPADDLTDPSPATTFSHLDATVVLSRDIASKGIYPAIDPLDSTSRQLDPLIIGHEHYEVARGVQTNLQRYKELKDIIAILGMDELSEEDKLTVARARKIERFLSQPFHVAEVFTGSPGKYVSLKETISSFKGILNGDYDDMPEQAFYMVGTIEEAVEKAKEMKSKAEK from the coding sequence ATGAGTAGCGGACAAATCGTTCAGATCATTGGCGCGGTTATCGACGTGGAATTCCCACGTGACTCCGTACCCAACGTATATGACGCACTGCTGCTTGAAGGTGGCGAAACAACTCTGGAAGTCCAGCAGCAGCTGGGCGACGGCATTGTTCGTACCATCGCAATGGGCAGCACCGAAGGCCTCAAGCGTGGCCTGAAAGCAGAAAACACTGGCAAGGCCATCTCGGTACCGGTTGGTACCCAGACCCTGGGCCGGATCATGGATGTCCTGGGTCGTCCCATCGACGAAGCCGGCGAGATCGGTGAAGAAGAGCGCTGGGCGATCCACCGCAAGGCTCCGGGTTACGCCGATCAGGCGGCATCCGCAGACCTGCTGGAGACCGGCATCAAGGTTATCGACCTGATCTGCCCGTTCGCCAAGGGTGGTAAGGTTGGCCTGTTCGGCGGTGCCGGCGTGGGCAAGACCGTAAACATGATGGAACTGATCAACAACATCGCGAAAGAGCACTCCGGTCTCTCCGTATTCGCAGGTGTTGGTGAGCGGACCCGGGAAGGTAACGACTTCTACTATGAAATGAAGGAGTCCAACGTTCTCGATAAGGTTGCCATGGTTTACGGCCAGATGAACGAGCCCCCCGGAAACCGTCTGCGTGTGGCCCTGACCGGTCTCACCATGGCCGAGAAGTTCCGTGACGAAGGTCGTGACGTACTGCTGTTCGTCGACAACATCTACCGTTACACCCTGGCGGGTACCGAAGTATCAGCCCTGCTGGGTCGTATGCCGTCTGCGGTAGGTTACCAGCCGACTCTGGCTGAGGAGATGGGTCAGCTCCAGGAGCGGATCACCTCCACCAAGACCGGTTCCATCACCTCGATCCAGGCGGTCTACGTACCGGCGGACGACTTGACCGACCCGTCACCAGCGACCACCTTCTCGCACCTGGATGCGACCGTGGTACTGAGCCGTGACATCGCCTCCAAGGGTATCTACCCGGCGATCGATCCGCTGGATTCCACCTCTCGTCAGCTGGATCCGCTGATCATCGGTCATGAGCATTACGAAGTAGCTCGTGGCGTGCAGACCAACCTGCAGCGCTACAAGGAACTGAAAGACATCATCGCCATCCTGGGTATGGACGAACTGTCAGAAGAAGACAAGCTGACCGTTGCCCGTGCCCGTAAGATCGAGCGTTTTCTGTCCCAGCCGTTCCACGTTGCTGAAGTATTCACCGGTTCCCCCGGTAAGTATGTGTCCCTGAAGGAGACCATCAGCAGCTTTAAGGGCATCCTCAACGGTGACTATGACGACATGCCTGAGCAGGCGTTCTACATGGTCGGCACCATCGAGGAAGCGGTCGAGAAAGCCAAGGAAATGAAGAGCAAGGCCGAGAAGTAA
- a CDS encoding F0F1 ATP synthase subunit epsilon — MGMTVHCDVVSAETKIYSGLIEMLIAAGSEGDLGIAPGHTPLLTQLKPGPIRIIKQGGEEEILYVSGGYLEVQPNLVTLLADTAVRAKDVDEAAALEAQKEAEKALANKTGEFEYSRAAAELAEAVAQLRTIQQLRNKMR; from the coding sequence ATGGGTATGACCGTGCATTGTGATGTGGTAAGTGCCGAAACAAAGATCTATTCCGGATTGATTGAGATGCTGATCGCGGCGGGCTCTGAAGGTGACCTGGGTATTGCCCCGGGTCACACCCCGCTGCTGACTCAGCTGAAGCCGGGTCCGATTCGGATCATCAAGCAGGGCGGTGAAGAAGAAATTCTTTACGTGTCCGGCGGATATCTGGAGGTCCAGCCCAATCTGGTGACTTTGCTGGCTGACACCGCGGTTCGCGCCAAGGATGTGGACGAAGCCGCTGCTCTCGAGGCACAGAAAGAAGCCGAGAAAGCACTTGCCAACAAGACCGGTGAATTCGAGTACTCCCGTGCCGCTGCAGAGCTGGCCGAGGCTGTTGCCCAGCTTCGGACCATCCAGCAGCTGCGCAACAAAATGCGCTAA
- the glmU gene encoding bifunctional UDP-N-acetylglucosamine diphosphorylase/glucosamine-1-phosphate N-acetyltransferase GlmU, with translation MSPLHVVILAAGQGSRMKSELPKVLHAVAGRPMLHHVIGTAKQLGAEKIHTVIGHGADQVREVTSEPSVNWVHQTEQLGTGHAVAQTLPDLPDEARVLVLYGDVPLTQQATLEAMVQELDDQTLGLLTVTLDDPNGYGRILRDDQGRVTAIVEQKDASAEQRAIREVNTGILAIAAKHLKAWLPTLSNANAQGEYYLTDIIAMAVDKGLSVAVSQPNDAFEVQGVNNRLQLAELERWYQRREADRLMTEGATLADPARIDVRGELTIGNDLLIDVNVVFEGRVTLGNRVSIGPGCVIKDAEIADGAEIKAHSVIEGARVGPKAQIGPFARLRPGTELAAGTKVGNFVETKKAVVGEGSKINHLSYVGDATLGRNVNVGAGTITCNYDGVNKFRTEIGDGVFVGSNTSLVAPVSVAAEATIGAGSTITRDIGDGELAVARGRQRNISGWERPKKTD, from the coding sequence ATGAGCCCGTTACACGTTGTGATCCTGGCGGCGGGCCAGGGTTCGCGCATGAAATCCGAGCTGCCCAAGGTCCTGCATGCCGTGGCCGGCCGGCCGATGCTGCACCACGTCATCGGCACCGCCAAGCAGCTGGGTGCGGAAAAGATTCACACCGTCATCGGCCACGGCGCCGACCAGGTTCGTGAGGTCACCTCCGAGCCCTCGGTGAACTGGGTGCACCAGACCGAACAGCTGGGCACCGGCCACGCCGTGGCCCAGACACTGCCGGACCTGCCGGATGAGGCCCGGGTGCTGGTGCTGTATGGCGACGTGCCGCTGACCCAGCAGGCGACCCTGGAGGCCATGGTGCAGGAACTGGACGACCAGACCCTGGGCCTGCTCACCGTGACCCTGGACGACCCCAACGGCTATGGTCGCATCCTGCGCGACGACCAGGGCCGGGTAACCGCGATCGTCGAGCAGAAGGACGCCAGCGCCGAGCAGCGCGCGATCCGGGAAGTGAACACCGGGATTCTGGCGATCGCCGCCAAGCACCTGAAGGCCTGGCTGCCGACCCTGTCCAACGCCAACGCCCAGGGCGAGTACTACCTCACCGACATCATTGCCATGGCTGTGGATAAAGGCCTGTCGGTGGCGGTGTCCCAGCCCAACGACGCCTTCGAGGTGCAGGGGGTGAATAACCGCCTGCAGCTGGCCGAGCTGGAGCGCTGGTACCAGCGTCGGGAAGCCGATCGGTTGATGACCGAGGGCGCCACCCTGGCCGATCCGGCCCGGATCGACGTTCGCGGCGAGCTGACCATTGGCAACGACCTGCTGATCGACGTCAACGTGGTGTTCGAGGGTCGGGTCACCCTGGGCAACCGAGTCAGCATCGGACCGGGCTGCGTGATCAAGGACGCCGAGATTGCCGATGGCGCCGAGATCAAGGCCCACAGCGTGATCGAAGGCGCCCGGGTCGGGCCCAAGGCCCAGATTGGCCCGTTCGCGCGGCTGCGTCCGGGCACCGAGTTGGCGGCCGGCACCAAGGTCGGCAACTTTGTCGAGACCAAGAAGGCGGTGGTCGGTGAGGGCAGCAAGATCAACCACCTCAGCTACGTCGGCGACGCCACCCTGGGGCGTAATGTGAATGTGGGTGCAGGCACCATCACCTGCAACTATGATGGAGTTAACAAGTTCCGCACCGAGATCGGCGACGGGGTCTTTGTCGGCTCCAACACCTCGCTGGTGGCGCCGGTTTCGGTGGCGGCGGAGGCCACCATTGGCGCCGGGTCGACCATCACCCGGGACATCGGCGATGGCGAACTGGCGGTGGCGCGTGGACGCCAGCGCAACATTTCCGGCTGGGAACGGCCGAAAAAAACCGATTGA
- the glmS gene encoding glutamine--fructose-6-phosphate transaminase (isomerizing) gives MCGIVGAVSERDVQGILLEGLRRLEYRGYDSAGMAVVDGGNVVQRAREVGKVAALSDAIAAHPLSGQLGIAHTRWATHGEPSQLNAHPHMSGERLAIVHNGIIENYQELREELKAEGYEFTSQTDTEVVAHLIEKHYRAAGQLYDAVKAAIARLRGAYALAVVHADEPDHLVVCREGSPLVIGVGIGENFIASDQLALLPVTDRFMFLEEGDIADIRRDSVTIHDREGTPVERKTLRFEHGSDSAEKGEYRHFMLKEIYEQPKVIKATMEGRITDSHVLEQALGTDAANLLSDVNHVQIIACGTSYHAGMVARYWIEELAGVPCSVEVASEFRYRKHVIQRDTLFLCISQSGETADTLAALRQAKQAGFRAALAICNVPGSSLVRESDLVIMTQAGPEIGVASTKAFTTQLTALLMFTLALARHNGLSEEREADIVKAIHQLPDQVDQVLALDADIAEMSKAFMDKNHSLFLGRGSQFPVALEGALKLKEISYIHAEAYPAGELKHGPLALVDSEMPVVTVAPNNDLVEKLKSNLEEVRARGGELFVFADSAADVKAEAGIHVMSLPSVHEITAPIVYTVPLQLLSYHVAVLKGTDVDQPRNLAKSVTVE, from the coding sequence ATGTGTGGCATTGTAGGTGCGGTTTCGGAACGGGACGTCCAGGGCATTCTCCTCGAGGGCCTGCGCCGTCTGGAATATCGAGGCTATGACTCGGCCGGGATGGCCGTGGTGGACGGCGGCAACGTGGTCCAGCGTGCCCGGGAAGTCGGCAAGGTGGCGGCCCTGTCGGACGCCATCGCCGCCCACCCGCTGTCCGGTCAGCTCGGTATCGCCCATACCCGCTGGGCCACCCACGGCGAGCCGTCCCAGCTCAACGCCCACCCGCACATGTCCGGTGAGCGCCTGGCGATTGTCCACAACGGCATCATCGAGAACTACCAGGAGCTGCGCGAGGAACTGAAGGCCGAAGGCTACGAGTTCACCTCCCAGACCGATACCGAAGTGGTCGCGCACCTGATCGAAAAGCACTACCGGGCCGCCGGCCAGCTGTACGACGCGGTCAAAGCCGCCATCGCCCGCCTGCGCGGTGCCTACGCCCTGGCCGTGGTGCACGCCGACGAGCCGGACCACCTGGTGGTGTGCCGGGAGGGCAGTCCGCTGGTGATCGGGGTCGGCATTGGCGAGAACTTCATCGCCTCCGATCAGCTCGCGCTGCTGCCGGTGACCGACCGGTTCATGTTCCTGGAGGAAGGCGACATCGCCGACATCCGCCGCGATTCGGTCACCATCCACGACCGCGAGGGCACCCCGGTCGAGCGCAAGACCCTGCGTTTTGAGCACGGTTCCGACTCCGCCGAGAAGGGCGAGTACCGTCACTTCATGCTCAAGGAAATCTACGAGCAGCCCAAGGTCATCAAGGCCACCATGGAAGGCCGGATCACCGACAGCCACGTGCTCGAGCAGGCCCTGGGCACCGACGCCGCCAACCTGCTGAGCGACGTCAACCACGTGCAGATCATCGCCTGTGGCACCAGCTACCACGCCGGCATGGTCGCCCGGTACTGGATCGAGGAGCTGGCCGGCGTGCCCTGCTCGGTCGAGGTGGCCTCCGAGTTCCGCTACCGCAAGCACGTGATCCAGCGCGACACCCTGTTCCTGTGCATTTCCCAGTCCGGTGAGACCGCCGATACCCTGGCCGCCCTGCGTCAGGCCAAGCAGGCCGGTTTCCGCGCCGCCCTGGCCATCTGCAACGTGCCGGGCAGTTCCCTGGTGCGCGAGTCGGATCTGGTAATCATGACCCAGGCCGGGCCCGAAATCGGTGTCGCCTCCACCAAGGCCTTCACTACCCAGCTCACCGCCCTGCTGATGTTCACCCTGGCACTGGCTCGCCACAACGGCCTGAGCGAGGAGCGGGAAGCGGACATCGTCAAGGCCATCCACCAGTTGCCCGATCAGGTCGACCAGGTGCTGGCGCTGGATGCCGACATCGCCGAGATGTCCAAGGCGTTCATGGACAAGAACCACAGCCTGTTCCTGGGCCGGGGTTCCCAGTTCCCGGTGGCCCTGGAAGGTGCGCTCAAGCTCAAGGAAATCTCCTACATCCACGCCGAGGCCTACCCGGCGGGCGAACTCAAGCACGGCCCGCTGGCGCTGGTGGACAGCGAAATGCCGGTGGTCACCGTGGCGCCCAACAACGACCTGGTGGAAAAGCTCAAATCCAACCTGGAAGAAGTCCGGGCCCGGGGCGGTGAACTCTTCGTGTTCGCCGACAGCGCCGCCGATGTGAAGGCGGAGGCAGGCATCCACGTGATGTCACTGCCGTCGGTGCACGAAATCACCGCGCCCATCGTGTACACGGTGCCGCTGCAGCTGCTGTCGTATCACGTCGCCGTGCTCAAGGGCACCGATGTGGATCAGCCGCGTAACCTGGCCAAGAGTGTCACCGTCGAATAG
- a CDS encoding EAL domain-containing protein, whose protein sequence is MATSTAISARRAYRKFVVIAVLSTLIPLLSLLAGGTYLYNQALDNQVKFLQDEVNNLARVLAAFGDEAELRQALQSLDSARGLGQTGEVLVAGHDDGELQFLVAQKFEQRLQDLTVARNAKLAEPMQRALSGETGWMTGMDYDGEEVLAAFAPVQGTSLGVVAKIDEAEFSAPYWGAALFIAVLALPLMAAGSLWVVRTGSAVSAELRRKQISLEVLLSNVPGVVYRTDYEPPRALVFVSDGVEEFLGLRPAEVLQRRMNFWSRIDDGERVQKELEAQLSQGKSYDLTYRLRLANGRQRWVRDQGRRVQSDSGDYIEGFMADVDDTMRALERVGVSEQRYRALFDNANDGIFLMEGMAFTECNPRTGDLFGTAPENLVGKSPVDFSPDHQPDGTPSADRAAELIQRMETEQAIRFEWRHRRLDGQEFDAEVSLSKLVIDQRTLLLAVVRDITEQKSLARESAARHAILQSVFDNTTDAVFVKDDAGRYLYVNKAVSDLTGIERDAFVGCADRDIWPIASAWQAIEQQDQAVLDAGRTETIEEANPNDLSRSLLTTKGVVRDAQGERIGLFGISRDITDLKATHRRLGFLSQALDQAEDIVFVTDSNGYLEYVNGAFERVTGYTQTEALGRHAKLLKSDQHNAEFYQKLWSTLRSGNSFSSIFINRRKNGELFHNHQTITPVLSNSGETRHYLAVGKDLSERLNLEEKLYRASYFDPLTKGPNRLMLREELQAAIDHRDSGQTVAFMVIDLHRFQRINDTFGNSAGDRVLRKSMERIQHQVGDSAVVGRVGSDEFGVILRQVESPYELTRLAEKIQHAFSHAFNIEGRPVFTRVNVGISVAPDDGENAEDLLFSADSAMIEAKQAKPGSHRFFSQELRNRASRRLMIEDGLRGAVEKHQFELHYQPKVLASTGETVGAEALLRWRHPEMGWVSPGEFIPVAEETGLIVEIGYWVVGEACRMAAQLQKVGNSIPIAINLSPKQFDDPQLGDEIRRALESEGLASDQLECEITESTFVSNAEALNTNLGVLREIGVTLAIDDFGTGYSSLSHLKRLPVSVLKIDRSFIRDIAVSEDDQALVRSMVAIADSLSLTTVVEGVENEQQLSTIRRLGCDVVQGFYFSRGLPEPEFQKWISAGAAVSVRQGALY, encoded by the coding sequence GTGGCAACATCAACGGCGATTTCTGCCAGACGCGCCTACCGAAAATTTGTCGTTATTGCTGTCCTTTCCACACTGATCCCGCTCCTCAGTCTGTTGGCCGGTGGTACCTATTTGTACAACCAGGCCCTGGACAACCAGGTCAAATTCCTCCAGGACGAAGTCAACAATCTGGCCAGGGTGCTGGCGGCCTTCGGTGATGAAGCGGAGCTGCGCCAAGCCTTGCAGAGTCTCGACTCGGCTCGGGGCCTGGGGCAGACCGGCGAAGTTTTGGTCGCCGGGCACGACGACGGAGAGCTGCAGTTTTTGGTGGCCCAGAAGTTTGAACAGCGGCTTCAGGACCTCACCGTCGCCCGCAACGCCAAACTGGCGGAGCCCATGCAGCGGGCGCTCTCGGGAGAAACCGGCTGGATGACCGGGATGGATTACGATGGCGAGGAGGTGCTGGCCGCGTTTGCCCCCGTTCAGGGCACGTCTTTGGGCGTGGTGGCCAAGATCGACGAGGCCGAATTCAGCGCGCCCTATTGGGGCGCCGCCCTGTTCATCGCCGTGTTGGCGCTGCCACTGATGGCGGCGGGCTCCCTGTGGGTGGTGCGTACCGGCAGTGCCGTGTCTGCGGAACTGCGTCGCAAGCAGATCTCTTTGGAAGTCCTGTTGAGCAATGTCCCTGGCGTGGTCTACCGCACCGACTACGAGCCGCCCCGGGCCCTGGTGTTTGTCAGTGATGGCGTGGAGGAGTTCCTTGGTCTGCGACCGGCTGAGGTCCTGCAGCGCCGCATGAATTTCTGGAGTCGCATCGACGACGGTGAACGGGTCCAGAAGGAGTTAGAGGCCCAGCTGAGCCAGGGCAAGTCGTACGATCTGACCTACCGGCTGCGCCTGGCCAATGGCAGGCAGCGTTGGGTCCGGGACCAGGGCCGGCGTGTTCAGTCGGACTCGGGCGATTACATCGAAGGGTTCATGGCGGATGTGGACGACACCATGCGGGCCCTGGAGCGCGTCGGAGTCAGTGAACAGCGGTACCGCGCCCTGTTCGACAATGCCAACGACGGTATCTTTCTGATGGAAGGCATGGCCTTCACGGAGTGCAATCCGCGCACCGGCGACTTGTTTGGCACCGCTCCGGAAAACCTGGTGGGCAAATCCCCGGTGGACTTTTCCCCCGACCACCAGCCGGACGGAACACCCAGTGCCGACCGGGCCGCGGAGCTGATTCAGCGCATGGAGACCGAACAGGCCATCCGCTTCGAGTGGCGTCATCGCCGATTGGATGGTCAGGAATTCGATGCCGAGGTCAGCTTGTCCAAACTGGTCATCGATCAGCGCACCCTGCTGCTGGCCGTGGTGCGGGACATCACTGAGCAGAAGTCGTTGGCTCGGGAGAGTGCGGCCCGTCATGCGATCCTGCAGAGCGTGTTCGACAACACCACCGACGCGGTGTTTGTGAAGGATGACGCGGGTCGTTATCTGTATGTGAACAAGGCCGTGAGCGACCTGACGGGGATTGAACGGGATGCATTCGTCGGCTGCGCCGATCGCGACATCTGGCCGATCGCCAGTGCCTGGCAGGCCATCGAGCAACAGGATCAGGCCGTGCTTGACGCCGGAAGAACCGAGACCATCGAGGAGGCCAATCCCAACGATCTCAGTCGCAGCCTGCTCACCACCAAAGGGGTGGTTCGGGATGCGCAGGGGGAACGCATTGGCTTGTTCGGTATTTCCCGGGACATCACCGACCTGAAGGCCACCCACCGGAGACTTGGGTTCCTGTCCCAGGCCCTGGATCAGGCTGAGGACATCGTATTCGTAACCGACAGCAACGGCTATCTTGAATACGTCAATGGCGCTTTCGAACGGGTCACCGGTTATACCCAGACCGAAGCCCTCGGCCGACATGCCAAGTTGCTCAAGTCCGATCAGCACAATGCCGAGTTCTACCAGAAGTTGTGGAGTACTCTGCGCAGCGGCAACAGTTTCAGTTCAATTTTCATCAATCGCCGCAAGAACGGTGAGCTGTTCCACAACCACCAGACCATTACCCCGGTACTCAGCAACTCTGGCGAGACCCGCCATTATCTGGCGGTGGGCAAAGACCTGTCCGAGCGATTGAATCTCGAGGAAAAACTCTACCGGGCTTCCTATTTCGACCCCTTAACCAAGGGCCCCAATCGGCTGATGCTCCGGGAGGAACTGCAGGCCGCCATTGATCACCGGGACTCAGGGCAAACGGTGGCCTTCATGGTCATTGACCTGCACCGGTTCCAGCGCATCAATGACACCTTTGGCAACAGTGCCGGTGACCGGGTGCTGCGCAAATCCATGGAACGCATCCAGCATCAGGTGGGAGACAGCGCCGTCGTTGGGCGGGTCGGCTCGGACGAATTTGGGGTCATCCTGCGCCAGGTTGAAAGCCCCTATGAACTGACCCGGCTGGCGGAGAAGATTCAGCACGCGTTCAGTCACGCCTTCAACATTGAGGGCCGACCGGTGTTTACCCGTGTGAACGTTGGAATCTCGGTGGCACCGGACGACGGTGAAAACGCCGAGGATCTGTTGTTCAGCGCCGATTCGGCGATGATCGAGGCGAAACAGGCCAAGCCCGGAAGTCATCGCTTTTTCTCCCAGGAATTGCGAAACCGCGCTTCCCGCCGGTTGATGATCGAGGACGGATTGCGTGGAGCCGTCGAAAAGCATCAGTTTGAACTGCATTATCAGCCCAAGGTTCTGGCATCAACCGGTGAGACGGTTGGTGCCGAAGCCTTGTTGCGATGGCGACATCCGGAGATGGGGTGGGTGTCGCCGGGCGAGTTCATTCCGGTTGCCGAAGAGACCGGGTTGATTGTCGAAATCGGGTATTGGGTAGTCGGCGAGGCCTGCCGAATGGCGGCTCAGCTGCAGAAGGTCGGAAACAGCATTCCTATCGCGATTAATCTGTCCCCCAAGCAGTTTGACGATCCGCAATTGGGAGATGAGATACGCCGTGCATTGGAGAGCGAGGGGCTGGCATCCGATCAGCTTGAGTGCGAGATTACCGAGAGTACCTTTGTCTCAAATGCGGAGGCGCTCAATACCAACCTGGGCGTTTTACGGGAAATCGGCGTGACTCTGGCGATAGACGACTTTGGCACTGGTTACTCATCGTTGAGTCACTTGAAGCGATTACCCGTGTCCGTGTTGAAGATCGATCGTTCGTTTATCCGGGATATCGCGGTGTCCGAGGACGATCAGGCATTGGTGCGCTCAATGGTGGCTATCGCGGACAGCCTCTCTCTGACGACAGTCGTTGAGGGAGTAGAGAACGAGCAGCAACTGAGTACGATACGGCGATTGGGCTGCGATGTTGTGCAAGGCTTCTATTTCAGCCGTGGCTTACCCGAGCCTGAATTCCAGAAGTGGATAAGTGCTGGTGCGGCGGTCAGCGTCCGCCAGGGAGCGCTATACTGA
- a CDS encoding MipA/OmpV family protein, which yields MKLSTAILLTAPLLAFSCAHYSLADERRSVLVPLPSLDDFTDGDGWGVGLGLGVEYESEYEGSDEFDFELDPAGALQWRSGIHLYYFAGEALGWRGLVSDAWLLEASLGFDEGRAESDSSDGDLDGLGDQDEGAEAVLQFRRDLSDQWRNWIDGRVIFGPNGNRALIGYGHRFGTQTDGTGSEIAVVAVFHDSEQANSDFGVTASQSSASSLPPTELDGGYRSIGINYNYRFNLTPHWQLFGEALYEHYGSDIADSPVSRNDYEAELGVGVIYVF from the coding sequence ATGAAGTTATCAACGGCCATTCTGCTGACCGCGCCCCTGCTGGCATTTTCCTGCGCCCACTACTCGCTGGCGGACGAGCGCAGATCGGTGCTGGTCCCCCTACCTTCCCTGGACGATTTTACCGATGGTGATGGCTGGGGAGTCGGGCTGGGACTTGGCGTTGAGTACGAATCCGAGTACGAAGGCTCCGACGAGTTCGATTTTGAACTCGACCCGGCCGGTGCGCTGCAGTGGCGTAGCGGTATACACCTGTACTATTTTGCCGGCGAAGCCCTGGGTTGGCGTGGACTCGTGTCCGACGCCTGGTTGTTGGAGGCGTCGCTGGGATTTGACGAAGGTCGAGCAGAATCCGATTCCAGTGATGGTGATCTGGATGGCCTCGGCGATCAAGATGAAGGGGCCGAGGCAGTCCTGCAATTTCGTCGAGACCTCAGCGACCAATGGCGCAACTGGATAGATGGCCGAGTCATCTTCGGCCCCAACGGCAATCGGGCCTTGATCGGATACGGTCATCGATTCGGCACCCAAACGGACGGAACCGGTTCTGAAATTGCCGTGGTCGCCGTGTTCCACGACAGTGAGCAAGCCAACAGTGATTTTGGCGTCACGGCGAGCCAATCCTCCGCGTCATCGCTGCCACCCACCGAGCTGGATGGCGGGTATCGATCGATTGGCATCAACTACAACTACCGCTTCAACCTGACCCCGCATTGGCAACTGTTTGGCGAAGCCCTGTACGAGCACTACGGCAGCGACATCGCGGATAGCCCCGTGTCTCGGAACGATTATGAGGCGGAGTTGGGTGTCGGGGTGATTTACGTGTTCTGA